The following is a genomic window from Rhizobium sp. CC-YZS058.
GTCCACCTCAGCAACGCTTCGGCGCCGATACACGCTCCAGATACGAGATCGATCCGTGGTTGGTAATGCAGGGATAGCTGCTCTGGATTGTCCAGGGCGGCCTTGAAGTCATTGATCAGCGTGAAGCTACGGGCGTGCTCATCGTCGCGTCTTGCGGAGTAATCGATCTCCTCACCGTCCGAGGCGATCGAGTCTTCGAGTGCGTTGAACAGTCGGCGCAACACGTCCTGAGGCGCAACCCGCCCCGAGGTAAAGCTGTAGCGGCCGAGTGACGGCTTTGGCAGCACGGGTATCCCGTTGCATTCGATCGGGAGCTCGAGCAGGCTCAAAATATCAGACGTTAGCTTGGGGATGTCCCCTCCGAAGTTGGAGGACAGCAGCAGCACGCATCGGGTAGGTGCCACCTGGTACAGTGTTGCTGAGTTGCCAACCAGTGACCGCAGTTGCGCCACCGCTCCCTGCATAAGAGCATTTGTGAAAGAGGCCCCAAGAACACGCTGCCCATGACCGGTCTGGTCCTGCGATGCAATTTCCAGCAAGAAGGCAGAGATTGCCTCATCCGCTTCGCGCGATGCCAGTTCCTCAAGGTGCTCTAGAAGCGCATACTGATTGGCAAGGCCTGTATTCGCGTCGACCCTTCCGATCGTGTTCTGGAGTTCGACTTGCGCCATGACCATGCCGGCCAGATCACGCAGCACCTGCCGGTCCGCGTCATCCAGTTCGCGCACCTTATCATCGACCACGCAAAGGGTGCCGAGCCCATGGCCCTGTTTTGTAAACAGTGGCGCACCGGCGTAGAACCGGATACCGGCGTTCACCAAAGGGCTGTCGATGAAACGCGGATCGGCTGACAGGTCCGATACGACGAAGACATCATTTCCTTCGATCGCATAAGAGCAGGGGGCTTGCTCGCGCGGGATCTCGGTGATGTCGACGCCGACCTTCGACTTGAACCACTGACGGTCCTGATCGGTCAAAGATATCGTCGATACGGGAGCGTTGAAGAGACGGCTGGCCAAGCGGGTCAGCCGGTCGAAGTTCTCGCTAGGCGATGTGTCGAGGAGGTTCAGGTTCCGTAGAGCGTTCAGCCGAGCCTGCTCATTGTGTGCGAAATCTACGACAAACCCGTCCATCATCAAAACATCCTTCTTGTACGACCTCTTGTCGCAAGCGATGCGTTAAGGCGGAGTATGCCGTCCGGCACGGCTTGCGGCGTGGTTAACACGCTGCTCTGCCGCACTCTTGGCCATTTGACGGGTATCAGAGGGTGACATCCGGGAACGTCTCGGCTGATCTATTCCTACGGTACTGGGGCTCGCCGCGACACCCGCGCCCTTAAAGAGGCGGTTCGCAGTCACACACGCAATTATAGTCCAAGCAATGCTCGTCTTTTCGTAGTCTGTTATGGACCATCTAACGTACGAGACAAGGTTTCTTTCTAGTTTCCGAGTACACCGGAACGCGTCGTGCTACTTCACGCCCGCTTTGATTGCGTTTAAATCCGTGGGGTCTAGACGAGGGCTCAAAAATTCCCGTCGAGGGGGCATGTCAGTTTCCATCCCGGCGCACCGAAAAAATCATTCACAGTATCAGCAAATTCCGGACCAAACTCAGCGGAGCAGGTTCTGCTGCCTTAAAACTTCCCGGGGTGCTGGAGACCTCCAGATCGTCTGGAAACATTCCACAACATTGGACGCCGTGACCGAGACGCCGGGCAGGGCAACCCAGGCTGGCGTCAGGCGATTGAGAAGGGCGGTGACCGTTGTTAAGGCGGCCGTCTGTCCCTGCCGGAACGGCTGCTGGGCCGCGATGGTCACGACGGGGCCGCCGCCCGACAGGCTGATAGCTGCTTCCTTGCCGAGATCTACCGTGCCAATCGAAACGGACAGACCTTTGGAGGCCAAGGCCGCAGCTGCCGCGATTGCGGGCGTATCCCAAACCACGAACAGGCCTTTTAGGCCCGGGTGCTTTTTCGCCAGCGCCGCGGCCGTCGTGCCAGCAAGGGCAAGAGCAGGGAAGCGGGCGACGTGCAGTCGATGGCGAGGACGGTTGATCCGCATCCATTTGACGAAGGCGATCTCGCGCTCGTTGGTCGCGAAGAAGTCCGAGTCGTAGCCGAGCACCCCCACATCGCCTTCCTCGCCGAGATGCGGCGCAA
Proteins encoded in this region:
- a CDS encoding EAL domain-containing protein, whose protein sequence is MMDGFVVDFAHNEQARLNALRNLNLLDTSPSENFDRLTRLASRLFNAPVSTISLTDQDRQWFKSKVGVDITEIPREQAPCSYAIEGNDVFVVSDLSADPRFIDSPLVNAGIRFYAGAPLFTKQGHGLGTLCVVDDKVRELDDADRQVLRDLAGMVMAQVELQNTIGRVDANTGLANQYALLEHLEELASREADEAISAFLLEIASQDQTGHGQRVLGASFTNALMQGAVAQLRSLVGNSATLYQVAPTRCVLLLSSNFGGDIPKLTSDILSLLELPIECNGIPVLPKPSLGRYSFTSGRVAPQDVLRRLFNALEDSIASDGEEIDYSARRDDEHARSFTLINDFKAALDNPEQLSLHYQPRIDLVSGACIGAEALLRWTHPVLGPIPPFDFIPAVEETALVRPLTEWVIRAAAMQAVAWEARGISLKVSLNISARNLDEHDFAQRALAIIRASYAKPSQLEFEFTESAVARNAARVVEQLNALRDAGIVIAIDDFGSGYSNLSYLQSLPASVLKIDRAFIRSLETSERDRTLVRSILSMGHDLHYRVVAEGIETQVTYDMLRLWGCNEAQGFFMSRPVRAHVLEEWLSAGRERSAG
- a CDS encoding substrate-binding domain-containing protein, giving the protein MVIEGLGPHGERASAPERVLLLPEDKARARAAGLRVAIVLHTLASDWAKQQLAGIVGTLGDCGVAVIDVVDCGFTPEVQIEALDRLIREAPDAIISLPVANATVAAAHARVSAAGIKLVLLDNVPTGLLPGKDYVSLISADNFGLGKMAAEGLAPHLGEEGDVGVLGYDSDFFATNEREIAFVKWMRINRPRHRLHVARFPALALAGTTAAALAKKHPGLKGLFVVWDTPAIAAAAALASKGLSVSIGTVDLGKEAAISLSGGGPVVTIAAQQPFRQGQTAALTTVTALLNRLTPAWVALPGVSVTASNVVECFQTIWRSPAPREVLRQQNLLR